The following are encoded in a window of Drosophila simulans strain w501 chromosome 3L, Prin_Dsim_3.1, whole genome shotgun sequence genomic DNA:
- the LOC27209054 gene encoding uncharacterized protein LOC27209054 isoform X4: protein MHFFRIENKHVWDGENQRNHKARQVKCVSRNIINFPFCRQQPRKAARQEVQRTHKLTANLKIHI from the exons ATGCATTTCTTTCGGATAGAAAATAAACATGTTTGGG ATGGCGAAAATCAGAGAAATCATAAGGCGCGGCAAGTCAAGTGCGTTTCGAGAAATATCATTAATTTCCCGTTTTGCCGGCAACAACCCCGAAAAGCTGCCAGACAGGAG gTCCAAAGAACGCATAAACTGACTGCCAACTTGAAAATCCATATTTGA
- the LOC6738549 gene encoding uncharacterized protein LOC6738549, with the protein MERENYSAEYFERALARAYGCEMLRVENFHIEAVSQKGENFCSVIYRVALDFRRSPGGALESGKYILKDLLPAAAALGTNEKDMFELLLPAMQAILEEAPKEIGERKLSANCLLVEISAGKELYIMEDLGALGYGSFDRRQGLNLEEAKICVRKLAQFHGASKVLFEKKPELIQRLSPSHYANGLNDRFAQALVLEGTEYAAEAFAKELPEISKKMKAQIPDAYTKRMRDVVDPNKSSLNAVIHGDPWLNNIMFDSINKKATLVDFQNCYWGSPAIDLYFLFYTSLKPELLLNSQDEILNHYFDNLLETLRHCGYKDTLPTFGQLKDEMKRCLFYGYYTVVCELPICCSSPEASVDFGVHTFVDTDAMLKKRHQLFANERVRQTIKSTLLMLDSEGILETP; encoded by the exons ATGGAGCGGGAAAACTACAGTGCGGAATATTTCGAGAGAGCTTTGGCGAGAGCTTATGGTTGTGAAATGCTTCGCGTTGAGAACTTTCACATCGAGGCGGTGAGCCAGAAGGGCGAGAACTTTTGCAGCGTCATCTACCGGGTGGCGTTGGACTTTCGCAGGTCCCCCGGTGGCGCTCTCGAATCAGGAAAATATATTCTCAAGGATCTGCTGCCCGCCGCCGCTGCACTGGGCACCAACGAGAAGGATATGTTCGAGCTACTCCTGCCTGCCATGCAAGCCATTCTCGAAGAAGCTCCAAAGGAGATTGGCGAGCGCAAGCTGAGCGCAAA TTGCTTGCTAGTCGAGATATCTGCTGGAAAAGAGCTCTACATCATGGAGGATCTGGGCGCCCTGGGATACGGATCCTTTGATCGCCGTCAAGGCTTAAATCTGGAAGAAGCCAAGATTTGCGTTAGGAAACTGGCTCAGTTCCACGGTGCCTCCAAGGTTCTGTTCGAGAAGAAACCCGAATTGATTCAAAGGCTTTCACCATCTCACTATGCCAATGGACTGAACGATCGCTTCGCCCAGGCTCTTGTCCTGGAGGGCACCGAGTACGCCGCAGAAGCGTTTGCCAAAGAACTTCCGGAAATATCAAAGAAAATGAAGGCTCAAATTCCAGACGCATATACGAAAAGAATGCGAGATGTCGTTGATCCCAACAAGTCATCATTAAATGCAGTTATTCATGGCGATCCCTGGTTAAATAACATTATGTTTGATTCAATTAATAAGAAGGCAACTCTC GTGGACTTCCAGAACTGTTACTGGGGTAGCCCGGCCATAGACCTCTACTTTCTTTTTTACACCAGCCTCAAGCCTGAATTACTGCTAAATAGTCAAGATGAGATTCTGAATCACTATTTCGACAATCTTCTGGAAACCTTGCGGCATTGCGGCTATAAAGACACACTGCCCACTTTTGGCCAGTTAAAGGATGAGATGAAACGGTGTTTGTTTTATGGATATTACACCGTAGTCTGTGAACTTCCCATATGTTGTTCTTCTCCTGAGGCAAGTGTGGATTTCGGGGTTCACACCTTCGTAGATACGGATGCTATGTTAAAGAAGCGACACCAACTATTCGCCAACGAACGAGTGCGTCAAACCATAAAGTCCACTCTGCTTATGTTGGATAGTGAGGGTATATTAGAAACCCcctaa
- the LOC6738548 gene encoding ATR-interacting protein mus304, translated as MASKRFSAMKDFARCKKPRLDVSVTRGSARPSPPRNNFDGILWDDDDDVILMATQLAEAEIEAEERKKKGGTEVDIGHSEVTFSEFAPTFQGSTSTQQLFPPPPPPQKKPTSLDMDAIFADDDDFDFLAVTLMDSEPQKMPEPKPSTSRITTTSISVQQKTTTTTSINATQSRQQEHQLKFLMDRIEALKRENAQLEKNLGDSKERNEIKSGEVSLLRDELKHLRQQLQASKMEKLALADETNRDCNKKVAEAAKQIAAKDIELKIKNAEFSKLRTQQKAHERSMNSSMSILQTAPDPLEKRLSLRLNRLNIHRSVPGVKPDNSSVFEYSENEEQTKKRRNHFELELKQLLLHYARLQAKPESVDNLLPRILSSVGKVFTEFASYAQSLDFPHNCMLYPYNPHNLEEEVHRISLTHQSCLYDNEKAVPLRRFIATLALICRQEERICRGLTEWKENDLGLLDMAIEAITKLGFSYEVGQHFGLMEALTSLLNSLLQGNGLLQHNEDLLFDLLKQLVFTRPSPWVFAELSSCLLSCLRHPQLMDKMCVNSPKDCFVSDRVRSVYRFGPDSCLLQVYAGLLELCFFSETPLRQDYFQLLLKIGGNHVRFAFECFKNPPDFILEMLPYFADDGDEDSSDGTLMKTGTSLSCNSTGAVQGSVSSGSTSASVSNLNQNSNSSTTQRGKGCECYVKLCLSAVTIVFQVMHQWMLHNRKAGTEEVGEISRIAVHLLSLVFHEYYLTCLFRDSEETTKHYLSLICNWWSEHADLLGFQPIHLRLLNQLVKAHFMLKPLHLEAKPNNPVNDLSEWKRIVKNADDQRTVKSAVTVDPSKLLDTDFFSALKREENTFE; from the exons ATGGCGTCCAAGCGCTTTTCTGCCATGAAGGACTTCGCGCGGTGCAAGAAACCGCGCCTGGATGTGAGCGTTACCCGCGGATCAGCGCGACCCAGTCCACCAAGGAACAATTTCGATGGGATTCTCTgggacgacgatgacgacgtcATCCTGATGGCCACCCAGCTGGCGGAGGCTGAAATCGAGGCAGAGGAGCGGAAGAAGAAGGGCGGAACAGAGGTGGACATCGGCCACAGCGAGGTCACCTTCAGCGAATTTGCACCCACTTTTCAGGGCTCCACCAGCACACAGCAATTGTTTCCGCCCCCACCGCCGCCGCAAAAGAAGCCTACTTCCCTGGATATGGATGCCATTTTcgcggatgatgatgattttgattttctagCCGTTACCCTCATGGACAGCGAGCCGCAAAAGATGCCGGAGCCGAAGCCCAGCACAAGTAGGATCACAACCACCAGCATCAGTGTTCAGCAGAAAACGACGACCACGACGTCCATCAATGCCACGCAATCCCGCCAGCAGGAGCATCAGCTAAAGTTTCTCATGGATAGGATTGAAGCCCTTAAGCGGGAAAACGCGCAGCTGGAAAAGAATTTGGGCGACAGTAAGGAACGCAATGAAATCAAGTCTGGTGAG GTTTCCTTACTTCGTGATGAGCTGAAGCACTTgcgccagcagctgcaggctagtaaaatggaaaagctgGCTCTGGCCGACGAAACGAATCGGGATTGCAACAAAAAAGTGGCGGAAGCGGCCAAACAAATTGCGGCCAAGGATATCGAGTTGAAGATTAAGAATGCCGAGTTCTCAAAGTTGAGGACACAGCAAAAAGCCCATGAACGAAGTATGAATTCCAGCATGAGCATTTTGCAGACTGCTCCCGATCCTTTGGAGAAACGGTTATCACTTCGCTTGAATAGGCTTAACATACACAGATCTGTGCCCGGAGTGAAACCCGATAATAGCAGTGTGTTCGAATACAGCGAAAATGAGGAACAGACTAAGAAACGGAGAAATCATTTTGAACTCGAATTAAAGCAACTGCTGCTTCATTACGCTCGGCTGCAGGCGAAGCCGGAATCTGTGGATAACCTCCTGCCAAGAATACTCTCGTCGGTCGGCAAGGTATTCACGGAGTTTGCTTCGTATGCTCAAAGTTTGGACTTTCCACACAACTGCATGTTATATCCCTACAATCCCCACAACCTAGAGGAGGAAGTCCATCGCATTTCCCTCACCCATCAGAGCTGTTTGTATGATAACGAAAAGGCTGTTCCGCTGCGTCGCTTCATAGCTACCTTGGCTTTGATTTGCCGGCAAGAGGAAAGGATTTGTAGAGGTCTCACGGAGTGGAAAGAAAATGATCTGGGACTGCTAGATATGGCTATTGAAGCTATCACAAAACTGGGATTTTCCTACGAGGTCGGGCAACACTTTGGATTGATGGAAGCCTTGACTTCCCTCTTAAATAGCCTCCTACAAGGAAATGGCCTTCTTCAACATAACGAGGATTTACTCTTTGATCTGCTTAAGCAGTTAGTTTTTACTCGTCCCAGTCCTTGGGTTTTTGCTGAGCTTAGCTCCTGCCTCTTAAGCTGCCTTCGACACCCCCAACTTATGGATAAAATGTGTGTGAACAGTCCCAAGGACTGCTTCGTATCGGATCGCGTTCGCTCCGTGTATCGATTTGGTCCCGACTCCTGTTTACTTCAAGTCTACGCGGGCTTACTCGAGCTATGCTTCTTTAGTGAAACTCCACTGCGGCAGGACTACTTTCAGTTGTTGCTTAAGATCGGAGGAAATCATGTGCGATTCGCTTTCGAGTGCTTCAAGAACCCACCGGATTTCATACTTGAAATGCTGCCGTACTTTGCGGATGATGGCGACGAGGACTCCAGCGACGGTACTCTGATGAAAACAGGCACCAGTCTGAGCTGCAACTCCACAGGAGCTGTGCAGGGATCGGTCTCCAGCGGATCGACATCAGCATCTGTTTCAAACCTgaatcaaaattcaaattcgagTACAACGCAGCGAGGAAAAGGCTGCGAGTGCTATGTAAAGTTGTGCCTCAGTGCGGTAACAATTGTCTTCCAGGTGATGCACCAATGGATGCTGCACAACAGGAAAGCAG GCACCGAAGAAGTTGGGGAGATCTCCCGCATCGCAGTGCACCTGCTGTCCCTTGTCTTTCACGAGTATTACCTCACCTGTCTGTTTCGCGACTCCGAGGAGACAACCAAACACTACCTCAGCCTTATATGCAACTGGTGGAGCGAGCATGCGGACCTGCTTGGTTTTCAGCCAATACATT TGCGTTTGTTAAACCAACTGGTTAAAGCCCATTTCATGCTGAAACCCCTTCATCTAGAGGCCAAGCCCAATAATCCAGTCAACGACCTCTCCGAATGGAAGCGTATTGTCAAGAATGCGGATGACCAAAGGACTGTGAAGTCGGCTGTGACAGTTGATCCCAGTAAATTACTCGACACCGACTTCTTTAGTGCCCTTAAACGGGAGGAGAATACTTTTGAGTAA
- the LOC6738547 gene encoding uncharacterized protein LOC6738547 has protein sequence MAKSTLYAAGVTCLGFICFALASVAIGIPIWGYYDSPSGGYDFDRGYFGPFKVCKQLTYNREKCGNDVSKFRLSNAVFVSGLLAIGSSAVLGIFCILSVIQHAMISSREKVVMPYTTLVIVKLMLALLGGVLAIIATVLFALQIDEQERYGFKVSRGISFYIQIVAIVLTIALFVAALYDVIYSRSPGGDPTMALDVSSPGSATTFNNPGFKEPRSRNGVSVTDASGKPYSGIRNGAGTAGSVASMSTTVTTVSNGSTLDSVTRSPLRSSLKKPRPRPDPTLGIQNPGYSGSGSSPPMRRNGSVKKVRIQTHSTEV, from the exons ATGGCAAAGTCGACACTTTATGCTGCTGGGGTGACCTGTCTGGGCTTTATTTGCTTCGCCTTGGCATCTGTGGCCATTGGCATACCCATTTGGGGTTACTACGATAGTCCATCGG GCGGCTATGACTTCGATCGAGGTTATTTCGGGCCGTTTAAGGTCTGCAAGCAATTGACTTATAATCGCGAGAAATGCGGCAACGACGTGTCCAAGTTTAGATTAAGCA atgCGGTTTTTGTCAGTGGACTCTTGGCCATTGGCAGCTCAGCTGTGCTGGGCATCTTCTGCATTCTGTCGGTCATTCAACACGCGATGATCTCATCCAGGGAGAAGGTGGTTATGCCCTACACAACTCTAGTGATAGTGAAGTTAATGTTGGCATTGCTGGGAG GTGTACTGGCCATCATAGCGACggttttgtttgctctgcaAATTGATGAGCAGGAGCGCTATGGCTTCAAAGTATCGCGGGGCATTTCCTTCTATATACAG ATTGTGGCTATTGTTTTGACAATTGCTCTGTTCGTGGCCGCCCTGTACGATGTGATCTACTCGCGTAGTCCAGGCGGAGATCCCACAATGGCGCTGGATGTGTCATCTCCGGGCAGTGCCACTACGTTCAATAATCCGGGTTTCAAGGAGCCGCGCAGTCGCAACGGCGTTTCGGTGACGGACGCATCCGGAAAGCCCTACAGCGGAATCCGGAATGGAGCGGGAACGGCGGGCAGCGTGGCCTCCATGAGCACCACCGTGACCACCGTGTCCAATGGTTCCACCCTCGACTCGGTGACGCGTTCACCGCTGCGATCGAGTCTGAAGAAGCCGAGACCCCGGCCGGATCCAACGTTAGGCATTCAAAATCCCGGCTATTCTGGATCCGGAAGTTCGCCACCCATGCGGCGCAATGGAAGCGTGAAGAAGGTCCGAATTCAGACGCACAGCACCGAGGTGTAA
- the LOC6738550 gene encoding uncharacterized protein LOC6738550, giving the protein MRPKDHPDLHFDVIPKLYDAHSKVFLTSLCDVDEQLRLLPRRFCRMYTTRPLAIQLLQYLQSRKANVSEQDFFVVEEGQPFALLLKDGKRLEGMLCSGSHLGHSLILLIRRQQGNRLLYCYSAMRLDNLCRLLGNSVFNSWIAQGTEQLYLNLSSVNLPFDHVDFDEMAHFIEDLGAENDQSVVHLKVPKFGYEEMLWRLAHTSLRGHIHLGDHIAKSYECLSIDLERFLEENYVPRVFVSGCPTDFNYYQKVVSLDLKELKWTPTPTTMHLRQLCSLLRPQHIQGIVQFHTDGIVPPIPSFLKIFKANYSPQNDAVVSRIRSEFQAGQPKQGPYRAFHSRRAFEFVNDGDESSSSG; this is encoded by the coding sequence ATGCGGCCCAAGGATCATCCCGATCTGCACTTCGACGTGATTCCCAAGCTCTACGATGCCCATTCCAAGGTGTTTCTAACAAGCTTGTGCGATGTGGATGAGCAACTCAGACTATTGCCACGCCGATTCTGTCGGATGTACACCACTCGTCCACTGGCCATCCAGCTGCTTCAGTATCTGCAATCCCGCAAAGCGAACGTTTCGGAACAGGACTTCTTCGTGGTGGAGGAGGGTCAGCCCTTCGCACTGCTTCTTAAGGACGGAAAACGGCTGGAGGGGATGCTATGCTCTGGAAGTCATCTGGGGCACAGCCTCATTTTGCTTATCCGGCGGCAGCAGGGTAACAGATTGCTGTACTGCTACTCGGCTATGAGGCTGGATAATCTTTGTCGTCTACTGGGCAACTCTGTCTTCAACTCTTGGATAGCCCAGGGAACCGAGCAGCTGTATCTGAATCTCTCCTCTGTAAATTTGCCATTTGATCATGTTGATTTTGATGAGATGGCGCATTTCATCGAGGATCTCGGAGCAGAGAATGACCAGAGTGTGGTGCACCTGAAAGTGCCAAAATTTGGCTACGAGGAAATGTTGTGGAGATTGGCACACACAAGTCTTCGCGGGCATATTCATTTGGGCGACCATATTGCAAAAAGCTATGAGTGCCTTAGCATTGATCTGGAGCGTTTTCTGGAAGAAAATTATGTACCAAGGGTTTTTGTCAGCGGTTGTCCGACGGACTTTAATTACTATCAAAAGGTAGTTTCCTTGGATCTAAAGGAACTTAAGTGGACACCGACTCCGACCACGATGCATCTTCGGCAGCTTTGCAGCCTCTTGCGACCTCAACATATCCAGGGGATTGTCCAGTTTCATACGGATGGCATTGTGCCTCCCATTCCGTCATTCCTAAAGATCTTCAAGGCAAACTATTCACCGCAAAACGATGCAGTGGTGTCAAGGATTAGGAGTGAATTTCAAGCAGGACAGCCGAAGCAAGGACCCTATCGCGCTTTCCACTCCAGAAGGGCCTTTGAATTTGTGAACGATGGCGACGAAAGCAGTAGTTCGGGTTAG
- the LOC6739662 gene encoding DNA-directed RNA polymerase III subunit RPC4, translating to MPAKRMTVTTAAASSISGASGSTTNNGQSGGGARPLETLNGMTRLTPARDLTLGGRGAGTASKKVFAPNLNAVRNKNANVKTSKDTTQPRSGRRGGRGNGTGATRGRGGNSAGGGNSTLIQTQGLFSEGAGDVHVRRSTGNGTAYARGGEEVAVTRKRVDRKDDKSQAERIKELLGESEASGGELSEEEANKTEMALRPILLKEGLWVTQKTPIAKQEDASSTSKLKDTLAVAQHLQQMHLAAQTASLEEPPLQYGRYPRTIGNFLDSSEAQIFLMQLPDVLPCVGDDSEDPEPSKGDHQATSESEPASPADKCSNGPKGSVLRQLEEGQIGKILRYKSGRVKLQLGDTRFDLDMGLDPGFLQELMSVTANREQRSGNMINLGPIQAKLKATPDWVHLFQQQDAASKRTNPVPGT from the exons ATGCCAGCAAAGCGGATGACGGTCaccacagcagcagcttcGTCCATCAGTGGAGCCAGTGGGTCCACTACGAATAATGGTCAGTCTGGGGGCGGCGCACGCCCACTGGAGACGCTAAACGGAATGACCAGGCTGACCCCCGCCCGCGACTTGACCCTTGGTGGGCGCGGCGCTGGGACAGCCAGCAAAAAGGTCTTTGCTCCCAATTTGAATGCTGTGCGCAATAAGAATGC CAATGTCAAGACATCCAAGGACACCACGCAGCCAAGGAGCGGCCGCAGAGGTGGACGTGGCAACGGCACTGGAGCAACACGTGGTCGAGGTGGAAATTCCGCTGGCGGGGGCAACTCCACACTCATCCAAACCCAGGGACTCTTCTCCGAAGGAGCAGGCGATGTTCATGTTCGAAGGTCGACAGGAAATGGAACGGCATATGCACGGGGCGGTGAGGAGGTGGCCGTGACCAGGAAACGGGTGGATCGCAAGGACGACAAGAGCCAGGCCGAGCGGATCAAGGAGCTCTTGGGCGAGTCGGAGGCCAGTGGCGGTGAGCTCAGCGAAGAGGAGGCTAACAAGACTGAGATGGCACTCAGGCCCATCCTGCTAAAGGAGG GACTCTGGGTCACCCAGAAGACACCGATTGCGAAGCAAGAAGACGCAAGTTCAACCTCAAAACTAAAGG ACACTTTGGCAGTGGCCCAGCATTTGCAGCAGATGCATTTGGCTGCCCAGACAGCCAGTTTAGAGGAACCTCCACTGCAGTACGGTCGCTACCCACGCACCATTGGTAACTTTCTGGACTCCAGCGAAGCGCAGATCTTTCTCATGCAACTGCCAGATGTGTTGCCATGTGTGGGCGACGATTCCGAAGATCCGGAACCGTCCAAGGGAGATCATCAGGCCACCAGTGAATCGGAACCCGCCAGTCCTGCCGACAAATGCTCCAACGGACCCAAGGGTAGTGTACTACGGCAGCTGGAAGAAGGGCAGATCGGCAAGATTCTGAGGTACAAATCCGGCCGCGTCAAGCTCCAACTGGGGGACACGCGCTTTGACTTGGACATGGGTCTCGATCCGGGTTTTCTGCAGGAACTCATGTCTGTAACCGCCAATCGCGAGCAACGCAGTGGAAACATGATCAACTTGGGACCCATTCAAGCCAAACTGAAGGCCACTCCGGATTGGGTGCACCTTTTCCAGCAGCAGGATGCGGCATCCAAGCGAACGAATCCAGTACCGGGCACGTAG
- the LOC27209054 gene encoding uncharacterized protein LOC27209054 isoform X3 yields MHFFRIENKHVWDGENQRNHKARQVKCVSRNIINFPFCRQQPRKAARQETKTIRMPSSMMSVMMITLHSLSLSWIFNWPSPLSAPFAGFPSVYSSDICWPRCQWGELQDRCPTIMDS; encoded by the exons ATGCATTTCTTTCGGATAGAAAATAAACATGTTTGGG ATGGCGAAAATCAGAGAAATCATAAGGCGCGGCAAGTCAAGTGCGTTTCGAGAAATATCATTAATTTCCCGTTTTGCCGGCAACAACCCCGAAAAGCTGCCAGACAGGAG ACCAAAACCATCAGAATGCCCAGCTCCATGATGTCCGTGATGATGATTACGCTGCACTCGCTGAGCCTGAGCTGGATTTTTAATTGGCCTAGTCCATTGAGTGCTCCATTTGCCGGTTTCCCATCTGTGTACTCATCAGATATCTGCTGGCCAAGGTGCCAGTGGGGTGAATTGCAGGACAGATGCCCAACGATAATGGACAGCTGA
- the LOC27208190 gene encoding probable 28S ribosomal protein S26, mitochondrial, which yields MLRAGCQLLTQSTLPTGKTVGNSFALEFVRWRRKPRWLPVAKSKMFRVPERKKQSEEERTELMRLHNQYKTQLRSVRQFLREEVVRHEETSTADHIVLTPEQEEAEFQKCLDANDAWNAAIAKERDQRLAKEREKKVAYVQERLELGQLREEERKEQANQRVLLEIERSKNYITRENLDAAIETALANPVDHNFAIDMAGNLYQGRSTSQLPNATPEPNQQVLSN from the exons ATGCTGCGAGCGGGATGCCAGCTGCTGACCCAGTCCACCCTGCCCACCGGGAAGACGGTCGGAAATAGTTTCGCACTCGAGTTCGTCCGCTGGCGCAGGAAACCGCGATGGCTGCCGGTGGCCAAGAGCAAGATGTTCCGCGTGCCTGAACGCAAGAAGCAGTCGGAGGAGGAGCGCACGGAGCTCATGAGGCTCCACAACCAGTACAA AACGCAGCTTCGCTCAGTGCGCCAGTTTCTACGGGAGGAAGTCGTCCGCCACGAGGAAACCTCCACAGCAGATCACATCGTGCTGACTCCCGAGCAGGAGGAGGCCGAGTTCCAGAAGTGCCTGGATGCCAATGATGCCTGGAACGCTGCCATAGCCAAGGAGCGAGATCAGCGACTGGCGAAGGAGCGCGAGAAAAAGGTGGCCTATGTTCAGGAGCGACTGGAGCTAGGACAGCTGCGCGAGGAGGAACGCAAGGAGCAGGCCAACCAGCGGGTTCTGCTCGAGATTGAGCGTTCCAAGAACTATATCACTAGGGAGAACTTGGATGCAGCCATTGAGACTGCGTTGGCCAATCCCGTGGATCACAACTTCGCCATCGATATGGCCGGTAATCTTTACCAGGGACGAAGCACCTCTCAGCTCCCAAACGCCACTCCCGAACCCAACCAGCAAGTTTTGAGTAATTAA
- the LOC6738546 gene encoding uncharacterized protein LOC6738546, translating into MKSEALHKFLALYPLLIACAWSAPLNPSQQQATYQQMPAVQQPVILVKHNIGTENAENYRITLPSKELKAGEPCLTITWKTNPDGTGPDEPQIYMGDGYFRILQVARGQNSQ; encoded by the exons atgaaatcaGAGGCGTTGCACAAGTTTCTGGCGTTGTATCCGCTGCTGATTGCCTGCGCGTGGAGCGCACCAT TGAATCCATCTCAACAACAAGCAACGTATCAACAAATGCCTGCAGTTCAACAGCCGGTTATCTTAGTTAAACATAATATAGGAACGGAAAATGCCGAGAATTACCGGATTACATTACCGTCGAAGGAGCTCAAAGCAGGGGAGCCTTGTCTTACGATCACTTGGAAGACCAATCCAGATGGCACAGGTCCCGATGAACCACAGATCTACATGGGCGATGGCTACTTTAGAATATTGCAAGTAGCCCGAGGACAGAACAGCCAATAA
- the LOC27208726 gene encoding uncharacterized protein LOC27208726 produces MATSASPVKVSGADAELNEAKLISIWEGITELILWRNWIKSMLAFVILQTIMYDMLSEPFVFVVSVWALIIMVISMGYRFLVQYTSTHIQNNSYTQYFDKDLRISQELSKQLGVLVSSQVVGFLNNIREILLVKSFSKSFKWLGILLLISKFGKQINFLIVGQLGLFLLFTIPKMCEMNRRLSKVVELPKFNKQCQITKVNASTETQNAMDMESLKECNGDTIKLIEKQTEGMDLSLGCDTTKESQGAGDDHKTFKVKAEIDSDDFERLADSWSDEDTLTEQKN; encoded by the exons atgGCTACAAGCGCGAGCCCTGTTAAAGTTTCTGGAGCCGATGCGGAGCTAAACGAAGCTAAACTCATCTCCATCTGGGAGGGAATAACTGAGCTGATCCTGTGGCGCAACTGGATAAAGTCGATGCTTGCATTCGTAATCCTACAGACCATAATGTATGATATGCTTTCGGAACCATTTGTGTTCGTGGTGAGCGTATGGGCTTTGATAATCATGGTCATATCAATGGGGTACCGTTTTTTGGTTCAGTACACTAGTACCCATATCCAGAACAACAGTTATACGCAATATTTTGACAAAGACTTAAGAATCTCTCAGGAGCTATCTAAGCAACTGGGTGTTCTAGTTTCAAGCCAAGTTGTTGGGTTTCTCAATAATATACGAGAGATATTACTAGTAAAGAGCTTTTCGAAATCATTCAAGTGGCTTGGGATTCTCCTACTAATTAGCAAATTTGGAAAGCAGATTAACTTTCTTATTGTTGGCCAATTAG GGCTGTTTTTACTCTTCACAATTCCCAAAATGTGTGAAATGAATAGACGTTTATCAAAAGTTGTAGAACTTcctaaatttaataaacaatgtCAAATTACCAAAGTAAACGCTTCGACCGAGACCCAGAATGCAATGGACATGGAATCCCTAAAAGAGTGCAACGGGGACACCATAAAGCTaattgaaaagcaaacagaagGTATGGATCTCTCACTCGGCTGTGATACAACCAAGGAGTCCCAGGGTGCTGGCGATGATCATAAAACCTTTAAAGTAAAGGCCGAAATAGACAGTGATGATTTTGAGCGACTTGCCGATTCCTGGTCCGACGAAGATACACTTactgaacaaaaaaattaa
- the LOC27209054 gene encoding uncharacterized protein LOC27209054 isoform X2, translating to MHFFRIENKHVWDGENQRNHKARQVKCVSRNIINFPFCRQQPRKAARQETYSWPFCLQTKTIRMPSSMMSVMMITLHSLSLSWIFNWPSPLSAPFAGFPSVYSSDICWPRCQWGELQDRCPTIMDS from the exons ATGCATTTCTTTCGGATAGAAAATAAACATGTTTGGG ATGGCGAAAATCAGAGAAATCATAAGGCGCGGCAAGTCAAGTGCGTTTCGAGAAATATCATTAATTTCCCGTTTTGCCGGCAACAACCCCGAAAAGCTGCCAGACAGGAG ACCTATTCGTGGCCTTTCTGTTTGCAGACCAAAACCATCAGAATGCCCAGCTCCATGATGTCCGTGATGATGATTACGCTGCACTCGCTGAGCCTGAGCTGGATTTTTAATTGGCCTAGTCCATTGAGTGCTCCATTTGCCGGTTTCCCATCTGTGTACTCATCAGATATCTGCTGGCCAAGGTGCCAGTGGGGTGAATTGCAGGACAGATGCCCAACGATAATGGACAGCTGA